In Electrophorus electricus isolate fEleEle1 chromosome 14, fEleEle1.pri, whole genome shotgun sequence, a single window of DNA contains:
- the tbcc gene encoding tubulin-specific chaperone C, with protein METSEEVGASDTVKIPEKVLRRDQARLEELERRRNEKESQSVAEENVDYFTATFSAEKAAIEDLISSCANTDHEKATKMLEDATLKTQQLQKFLNDSVMFLTQYELRQAQASVQKLQGSVVERRAEVMPKKKFAFRSRTARTSQPSASMPVGDKDKTTYFVGNAAVHVRASAEQYGFSNVDSQVLIKRSEEIQQRDVLLSHLADCKVILYGSPNTVHIKNVRDCQILCGPVSSSVFVDECTGCTLVFACQQLRTHNTTATQVYLHVTSRAIIEDCHGVSFAPFNWTYQGMDNDFRVSGLDPKRNNWSQVDDFNWLASGTPSPNWTVIPESERISCWDAKEPSS; from the coding sequence ATGGAGACTTCAGAGGAGGTGGGTGCAAGTGACACTGTGAAAATCCCTGAAAAGGTTTTACGTAGGGATCAGGCAAGGTTGGAAGAGTTAGAGCGCCGCAGAAATGAAAAGGAGAGCCAGTCGGTGGCGGAGGAGAATGTAGATTACTTCACCGCTACATTTAGCGCGGAGAAGGCTGCTATCGAGGATCTGATATCAAGCTGCGCAAACACTGACCATGAGAAAGCTACAAAGATGCTAGAGGATGCGACACTAAAAACGCAACAGCTTCAGAAATTCCTGAACGATAGTGTTATGTTCCTCACACAGTACGAACTGAGACAAGCTCAGGCATCTGTACAGAAACTCCAAGGTTCGGTCGTTGAGAGAAGAGCCGAGGTAATGCCCAAAAAGAAATTCGCTTTCAGATCCCGTACCGCAAGGACAAGCCAACCGTCAGCATCCATGCCTGTTGGCGATAAGGACAAAACAACGTACTTCGTGGGAAATGCTGCGGTTCACGTTAGAGCTAGTGCCGAGCAGTATGGGTTTTCCAATGTCGACAGTCAAGTTTTAATCAAACGGTCGGAAGAGATCCAGCAACGAGATGTGCTATTATCACATTTAGCAGATTGTAAGGTGATCCTTTACGGCTCCCCAAACACGGTGCATATTAAGAATGTCCGGGATTGTCAGATTCTCTGTGGACCAGTGTCaagttctgtttttgttgacGAGTGCACTGGCTGCACGCTAGTGTTTGCTTGCCAGCAGCTGCGGACTCACAACACCACAGCAACTCAAGTATACCTCCACGTTACCAGCCGAGCAATAATAGAAGACTGTCACGGAGTCAGTTTCGCTCCCTTTAACTGGACATATCAGGGAATGGACAATGATTTCAGAGTATCTGGTTTGGATCCCAAAAGAAACAATTGGTCTCAGGTGGATGATTTCAACTGGCTTGCTTCTGGGACCCCCTCACCGAACTGGACTGTAATTCCAGAATCTGAGAGGATATCTTGTTGGGATGCCAAAGAGCCCAGTTCTTAA
- the prph2a gene encoding peripherin-2a, translating to MALLKVKFDLKKRVKLAQMVWLMCWLSIMAGVLVFSLGLFYKIELHKRSELMDNNESHFVPNLLIGVGLAACGINAFGGKICYDSLDSSKFTKWKAVLKPFLFCCLLFNALLFFTALLCFTMRIPLQFILAEGLKNSMKYYKDTDVPGRCYMKRTVDLMQMEFHCCGNKNYKDWFEIQWISNRYLDFSSKKVKDRINSNVDGQYLVNGVPFSCCNPSSPRPCIHYQVTNSSAHYSYDHHTEELNIWKHGCREALVSYYGGLMNTIGVVVLLVTVLQVGVMVGLQYVNTSLSTLVNPEDPESESEGWILEKTVKETFTDVITKMKAMGKGNRVEVGTEKQAVATLS from the exons ATGGCACTTTTGAAAGTTAAGTTTGACCTGAAAAAACGGGTGAAGCTGGCCCAGATGGTATGGCTCATGTGCTGGCTGTCCATAATGGCTGGAGTGCTGGTCTTCAGTCTGGGCCTTTTTTACAAAATTGAACTGCATAAGCGAAGTGAGCTCATGGACAACAATGAAAGCCACTTTGTACCTAATCTGCTCATTGGTGTGGGTTTGGCAGCCTGTGGCATCAATGCTTTTGGTGGCAAGATATGCTATGACTCTCTGGATTCATCTAAGTTCACCAAGTGGAAGGCAGTTCTTAAGCCATTCCTCTTCTGTTGCTTGCTCTTCAATGCTCTCCTCTTCTTTACAGCACTTTTGTGCTTCACCATGCGTATTCCTCTGCAGTTTATCCTGGCGGAAGGCCTAAAGAATAGCATGAAGTACTACAAGGACACAGATGTACCTGGACGCTGCTACATGAAGAGAACTGTGGATCTAATGCAGATGGAGTTTCACTGTTGTGGCAACAAGAACTACAAAGACTGGTTTGAGATACAGTGGATTAGCAATCGTTACCTGGACTTCAGCTCAAAAAAAGTCAAAGA CCGTATCAACAGTAATGTAGATGGACAGTACTTGGTGAATGGGGTCCCTTTCAGCTGCTGCAATCCAAGCTCTCCAAGACCCTGCATCCACTACCAAGTAACTAACAGCTCCGCCCACTACAGCTATGACCATCACACAGAGGAACTGAACATCTGGAAACATGGCTGCAGGGAGGCTTTAGTTTCCTACTATGGAGGACTGATGAACACTATTGGTGTAGTGGTGCTGTTGGTTACTGTCCTACAG GTTGGTGTGATGGTGGGACTACAGTATGTAAACACATCTCTGTCCACACTGGTCAACCCAGAGGATCCTGAGAGTGAAAGTGAAGGCTGGATCCTGGAGAAAACTGTAAAAGAGACCTTCACTGATGTCATAACCAAAATGAAGGCCATGGGCAAAGGCAATCGGGTAGAGGTGGGGACAGAAAAGCAGGCGGTTGCCACATTGAGTTAG